The sequence below is a genomic window from Methylocystis sp. IM3.
ATCCCTGCGCCTTGTGTCTCGTTGTAGAGCGAGACATTGCCCGAGACGATCGGGAAATCGAGCGCCGCCGCGGCCTCGCCGATCCCCTGCAGGCAGCCCACGAACTGGCCCATATATTCCGGCCGCTCAGGGTTGCCGAAATTCAGATTGTCGGTGAGCGCGAGCGGCGTCGCGCCGCGCACGGTGATGTTGCGCCAGGCCTCCGCCACCGCCTGCTTCCCGCCCTCGACCGGATCGGCCGCGCAATAGCGCGCGGTCACGTCGGTCGTGACCGCGAGGCCCTTGGGGCCGTCCTTCACCCGAATCACCGCCGCGTCGCCGCCGGGCTGGCGCACGCTGTTGCCGAGAATGAGATGATCATATTGCTCCCAGACCCAGCGCTTGGCGCAGAGGTTCGGCGTCGCGAGGAGTTTCAGCAGGGCGTCGCGATTCGAGACCGGCGGCGTCACGGACGCCGGGTCGATGACGGGCTGTTTCGGCGTCGCGACCCAGGGCCGGTCGTAAACCGGCGCCTCGTCGCCCAGTTCCTTGATCGGCAGGTCGCATTTGATCTCGCCCTGGTGCCTGACGACGAAGCGCAGCGTGTCGGTCGTCTTGCCGACGATGGCGAAGTCGAGGCCCCATTTGCGGAAAATGCCCTCGGCCTGTTCCTCGAGCTCGGGCTTCAGCACCATGAGCATGCGCTCCTGGCTCTCCGAGAGCATCATCTCATAGGCGGTCATGCCCTCCTCGCGGCAGGGCACAGCGTCGAGATCGAGCTCGATGCCGAGATTGCCCTTGGCGCCCATCTCCACGGCCGAGGAGGTGAGGCCGGCGGCGCCCATGTCCTGAATGGCGATGACTGCGCCCGACGCCATCAGCTCCAGACAGGCCTCGAGCAGGAGCTTTTCCGAAAAGGGATCGCCGACCTGCACTGTCGGGCGCTTCTCCTCGGCGTCGGCCTCGAAGGAGGCCGAAGCCATGGTGGCGCCATGGATGCCGTCCCGGCCCGTCTTGGAGCCGAGATAGACGATCGGATTGCCGACGCCGGCCGCGGCCGAATAGAAAATCGAATCGGCCCGGGCGAGTCCGACCGCCATGGCGTTGACGAGAATATTGCCGTCATAGGACGGATCGAATTCCGTCGAGCCGCCGACGGTCGGCACGCCGAAGCTGTTGCCATAGCCGCCGACGCCCGCGACCACGCCCGACACCAGATGGCGCGTCTTGGGATGCCCGGGTCGTCCGAAGCGCAGCAGGTTCAGGCAGGCGATCGGCCGCGCGCCCATGGTGAAGACGTCGCGCAGAATGCCGCCGACGCCGGTCGCCGCCCCCTGATAGGGCTCGATGAAGGACGGGTGGTTGTGGCTCTCCATCTTGAAGACGCAGGCGTCGCCGTCGCCGATGTCGATCACGCCGGCGTTCTCGCCGGGACCGCGAATGACCCAGGGCGCCTTGGTCGGGAGCTTGCGCAGATGGATGCGCGAAGATTTGTAGGAACAGTGCTCGTTCCACATCGCCGAAAAGATGCCGAGCTCCGTGAAGGTCGGAGTCCGGCCGATGAGCGACAGGATGCGCGCATATTCATCGGGTTTGAGCCCGTGGGCGGCGGCGAGTTCGGCGTCGACTTTGGGTTCGGCTTTGATGGCGGTGGCTGTCAATGGAGCAGAGCCTTGCGCAGGGGCGGCGCTTTTTTTGGCGCCGATGCGGCGCGTCGCGCGCCGGTTTGCCTGAGGTTCTCAGGCGTTTCTCGCCATCTCGATTAGCGCCCGTCGTGCGGCAAGGCAACAGCGCCGGGATGTTGCGCAAGAGTCACAATAAGAAAGAATGAACCGTCCACAGGCTTTTTTTTGATCTTTATCAATTGATATTGCCGTAAAAAAGAGCAACCTTCGGCTCGACTCGGCGCGACGGCGTCGACCGTCTGCCAAAAGATTTCAATGGGGGTTCCGATGAGGAATGTTGTTCGCGGCGCTTTCGCTGCGATTGCGATGGGGACGGCCGCCGTCTCCGCTCACGCAGCTGATTTGGCGAGCATCAAGGAGCCGCTGGCGCCGCCGCCGCCGGTTATCGAGCCCTTCCATCCCTTCCAGGTCCGCCTCAAGGTCGGCGGCGTGATCCCGACCGAAGGCTCGGCCTTCATCACCGATCGCGGCACCGGCAGCTATCTCGCCGTCGGGGGCATCAACCCGTGGCCGCAGACGGCGCTGAACACGCTCGGCTACAGCGGCGGCCCGGGCACCCAGTTCTTTGGTTCGAACACCAATATTTCCTCTTCGATCGTTCCGATGATCGACGTCGCCTATTATCTGACGAAGAACTGGGCGATCGAGGCGATCTGCTGCGTCACCCCGCATCACGTGACGGGCGTGGGTCCGCTTCAGGGCGCCAGCGTCATCAAGACCTGGGTCTTCCCGCCGTCCCTGATGCTGCAGTATCACTTCACCAATTTCGGCGCTTTCCAGCCCTACCTCGGCGTCGGCGTGAACTTCACGACCTTCTGGGGCACGCGCGCCGGCAACCAGACCCAGCCGATCGCGTCCGCCAATCCCGCGCTCAACGCCGCCGTCCCGGGCTTCACCGCCTGGACGACCGCCTATTCGGCAAGCATCACCCCCTCCTGGGGCGTCGTGGGCCAGGCCGGCATCGACTATATGTTCAACGACCGCTGGGGCGTGAACGTCGATGTGAAATACATCATGATGGAGCCGACCGCTCACGTCTGGGCCGCCGCCAATACGACGCCCGTCTCGGTGGGCAGCGGCTGCTTCAACTGCGGCCCGGTCTTCGTCCCGCTGAACCTCGCCGTGAAGATCAATCCGGTCGTCATCTCGGGCGGCCTGACCTATCGCTTCGGCGCGGATTGGGGCGTTCCGAAGCTCTTCTGAGCCGGTTCCCCCGGATCGCAAATAACAGAAAGCCGGCTCCTCGCGGGGCCGGCTTTTTTGATGGCGTCTAAGCAACCCTGCGCCGCCGGCGGCGCGCCAGATGAGACGGCTTCTACGGGCGGCGGCCTGCGCCTATTCGCTCAACATGCGACAGATGGCGTCGAGTTGATCGAGCGTCTGATAGCGGATGCGAAGTTCGCCGCGCTCGCCCTGATTCTTGATTTCGACCGCCATGCCCAGCGCGTCGCAGAGCGTCTTCTCCAGCGCCCGCGTATTCGCGTCCTTTTCCGCCTTGGGCTTGCGGGCCGGCGGCGAAGCGCCCGAGGCGGCCGCCGCCTGCTGCTCCTGCGCAAGGGCCTCGACGTCGCGCACAGTCAAGCCTTCTTCGACAATGCGCCGCGCGACGGCCTCCGGGTTCTCGACGGCGAGCAGGGCGCGGGCGTGGCCGGCGGAAATGGCCCCATCCCGCACCAGAGCCTTGGCCGACTCGGGGAGATTGAGCAGCCTCAGCGTATTGGCGACATGGGATCGGCTCTTGCCGATGATCTTGGCGATGTCGCCTTGTACATAGCCGAATTCAGCGGCAAGGCGTTCATAACCTCTCGCTTCCTCGATGGCGTTGAGGTCCGCGCGCTGCACATTCTCGATGATGGCGATTTCGAGCGCTTCCTTGTCATCCGCCTCATGGATGACAATCGGCACCTCGGCCAATCCGGCCGCCTGCGCCGCGCGCCAGCGCCTTTCGCCCGCAATGATCTCATAGGCGTCGGCGACGCCAGCGATTGCGCGCACGACGATCGGCTGGATAACCCCCTTCTCCCGAATCGAATTGGTCAGATCCGCCAGATCTTCTTCGCGAAAAAGGCTGCGTGGATTTCGCGGATTGGGCCGCAGAAATTCAATCGGCGCCTTGCGCTGGCCGCGCGGGCGCTCGCCAGGCGCCGCCTCGCCTGCATCGCCCAAAAGCGCGGCCAGGCCGCGGCCGAGCCGCCGGCGCGGTTCTTCAGCCATCTTCAAATTTCTCCTGCTTTGGTCTCGACCAACGGGGCGACGTCACGCCGCGCGCAGACGCTTTTCACGCTGAATCACTTCCGAGGCGAGCCTCAGATAGGCCTGGCTGCCCTGACATTTCAGATCGTAGAGCAGCACCGGCTTGCCATGAGAGGGCGCCTCTGACACGCGGACATTGCGCGGAATCATCGTTTCATAGACCTTGTCGCCCATGAAACGGCGCACATCGGCGGCGACCTGGGTCGCCAGATTGTTGCGCGGGTCATACATGGTCAAAACGACGCCATGAATCGACAGCTTCGGGTTGAGCGTCCGGGTGACCTGATCGACGGTCGACAGAAGCTGCGACAGGCCCTCGAGCGCGAAAAAC
It includes:
- the purL gene encoding phosphoribosylformylglycinamidine synthase subunit PurL; its protein translation is MTATAIKAEPKVDAELAAAHGLKPDEYARILSLIGRTPTFTELGIFSAMWNEHCSYKSSRIHLRKLPTKAPWVIRGPGENAGVIDIGDGDACVFKMESHNHPSFIEPYQGAATGVGGILRDVFTMGARPIACLNLLRFGRPGHPKTRHLVSGVVAGVGGYGNSFGVPTVGGSTEFDPSYDGNILVNAMAVGLARADSIFYSAAAGVGNPIVYLGSKTGRDGIHGATMASASFEADAEEKRPTVQVGDPFSEKLLLEACLELMASGAVIAIQDMGAAGLTSSAVEMGAKGNLGIELDLDAVPCREEGMTAYEMMLSESQERMLMVLKPELEEQAEGIFRKWGLDFAIVGKTTDTLRFVVRHQGEIKCDLPIKELGDEAPVYDRPWVATPKQPVIDPASVTPPVSNRDALLKLLATPNLCAKRWVWEQYDHLILGNSVRQPGGDAAVIRVKDGPKGLAVTTDVTARYCAADPVEGGKQAVAEAWRNITVRGATPLALTDNLNFGNPERPEYMGQFVGCLQGIGEAAAALDFPIVSGNVSLYNETQGAGILPTPAIGGVGVIADVATSAPTGFARAGDILLLVGKTVGWLGQSAYLADLCGRREGAPPPVDLAAERSNGDFVRAQILDGRVSAAHDLSDGGLAVALAEMALAGGIGATLDVLPRGPAHAVLFGEDQSRYLLAAEPEAATAIRAAAAARGVAVEAIGVTGGESLNLPGEAPIALAELRRAHESPLPAYMAGDDAAFSTAS
- a CDS encoding ParB/RepB/Spo0J family partition protein yields the protein MAEEPRRRLGRGLAALLGDAGEAAPGERPRGQRKAPIEFLRPNPRNPRSLFREEDLADLTNSIREKGVIQPIVVRAIAGVADAYEIIAGERRWRAAQAAGLAEVPIVIHEADDKEALEIAIIENVQRADLNAIEEARGYERLAAEFGYVQGDIAKIIGKSRSHVANTLRLLNLPESAKALVRDGAISAGHARALLAVENPEAVARRIVEEGLTVRDVEALAQEQQAAAASGASPPARKPKAEKDANTRALEKTLCDALGMAVEIKNQGERGELRIRYQTLDQLDAICRMLSE
- a CDS encoding OmpW/AlkL family protein, translating into MRNVVRGAFAAIAMGTAAVSAHAADLASIKEPLAPPPPVIEPFHPFQVRLKVGGVIPTEGSAFITDRGTGSYLAVGGINPWPQTALNTLGYSGGPGTQFFGSNTNISSSIVPMIDVAYYLTKNWAIEAICCVTPHHVTGVGPLQGASVIKTWVFPPSLMLQYHFTNFGAFQPYLGVGVNFTTFWGTRAGNQTQPIASANPALNAAVPGFTAWTTAYSASITPSWGVVGQAGIDYMFNDRWGVNVDVKYIMMEPTAHVWAAANTTPVSVGSGCFNCGPVFVPLNLAVKINPVVISGGLTYRFGADWGVPKLF